A single region of the Halorubrum depositum genome encodes:
- a CDS encoding 50S ribosomal protein L22 → MGINYSVEADPETTAKGMLRDRPISVKDSKEISREIKGETVADAEEFLQEVIDEETSVPMRQHNAGAGHRSDIDGWDAGRYPEKAAKDFLKLLENVKNNATEQGFDGDDMVIKHVAPHKVGERPGRNPRAAGATQWNTTLADVELIIEDPEADE, encoded by the coding sequence ATGGGAATCAACTACAGCGTCGAGGCCGACCCGGAGACCACCGCCAAGGGGATGCTCCGCGACCGGCCCATCAGCGTGAAGGACAGCAAGGAGATCTCCCGGGAGATCAAAGGCGAGACCGTCGCCGACGCCGAGGAGTTCCTGCAGGAAGTCATCGACGAGGAGACCTCGGTGCCGATGCGCCAGCACAACGCCGGCGCGGGCCACCGCTCCGACATCGACGGCTGGGACGCGGGCCGCTACCCCGAGAAGGCCGCCAAGGACTTCCTCAAGCTCCTGGAGAACGTCAAGAACAACGCGACCGAACAGGGGTTCGACGGCGACGATATGGTCATCAAACACGTCGCCCCCCACAAGGTCGGTGAGCGACCCGGGCGGAACCCGCGAGCCGCGGGCGCCACCCAGTGGAACACCACCCTCGCCGACGTCGAACTCATCATCGAGGACCCGGAGGCCGACGAATAA
- a CDS encoding 30S ribosomal protein S19, producing MSSNYRTGREGKEFAYRGHSLDELQEMDVEDVAELLPARQRRSIVRGLGTEQQKLLETVRSRDKETTADDPIRTHLRDMPVLPEFVGVTFSVYNGHSFERVQVEPQMIGHYLGEFHLTRSTVEHGQAGIGATRSSKFVPLK from the coding sequence ATGAGTTCCAACTACCGAACCGGCCGCGAGGGCAAGGAGTTCGCCTACCGCGGTCACTCGCTCGACGAGCTGCAGGAGATGGACGTCGAAGACGTCGCGGAACTGCTCCCCGCACGCCAGCGGCGAAGCATCGTTCGCGGCCTCGGCACCGAACAGCAGAAGCTGCTGGAGACGGTGCGGAGCCGCGACAAGGAGACGACGGCGGACGACCCGATCCGGACGCACCTGCGCGACATGCCGGTCCTGCCGGAGTTCGTCGGCGTCACCTTCTCCGTGTACAACGGACACAGCTTCGAGCGCGTGCAGGTCGAACCCCAGATGATCGGACACTACCTGGGCGAGTTCCACCTCACGCGAAGCACCGTCGAACACGGTCAGGCCGGCATCGGCGCGACCCGGTCCTCGAAGTTCGTGCCCCTCAAGTAA
- the rpl4p gene encoding 50S ribosomal protein L4 produces MNATVHDLDGGDAGSVELPAIFETAFRPDLIGRAVSAAQANRKQAYGADEFAGLRTPAESFGSGRGLAHIPRSENVARRVPSAVSGRAAHPPKAEKDQTKKLNDKERQLAIRSAVAATADAELVGERGHAFDDDLTLPLVVSDEFEDLQKTQEALGVLESVGADADITRAEEGRSVRSGRGKTRGRKYSQPKSVLVVTSEEPSRAARNLSGVDVATAGEVNAEDLAPGGHPGRLTLWTESAIEEVADR; encoded by the coding sequence ATGAACGCAACAGTACACGACCTGGACGGCGGGGACGCGGGCAGCGTCGAGCTGCCGGCGATCTTCGAGACCGCGTTCCGACCGGACCTCATCGGTCGGGCGGTCTCCGCCGCACAGGCTAACCGGAAACAGGCTTACGGCGCCGACGAGTTCGCCGGGCTGCGGACCCCCGCGGAGTCGTTCGGCTCCGGGCGCGGGCTCGCGCACATCCCGCGCTCCGAGAACGTCGCCCGCCGCGTCCCGAGCGCCGTCTCGGGCCGCGCCGCGCACCCGCCGAAGGCCGAGAAGGACCAGACGAAGAAACTGAACGACAAGGAGCGACAGCTCGCGATCCGGTCGGCCGTCGCGGCCACCGCGGACGCCGAGCTCGTCGGCGAGCGCGGTCACGCGTTCGACGACGACCTGACGCTCCCGCTCGTCGTCTCCGACGAGTTCGAGGACTTACAGAAGACTCAGGAGGCCCTGGGCGTGCTGGAGTCCGTCGGCGCCGACGCCGACATCACGCGCGCCGAGGAGGGCCGCTCCGTGCGGTCCGGCCGCGGGAAGACCCGCGGTCGCAAGTACAGCCAGCCCAAGTCCGTCCTCGTCGTCACCAGCGAGGAGCCGTCCCGCGCCGCCCGGAACCTCTCGGGCGTCGATGTCGCGACCGCGGGCGAGGTCAACGCGGAAGACCTCGCGCCGGGCGGACACCCGGGGCGACTCACGCTGTGGACCGAGAGCGCGATCGAGGAGGTGGCCGACCGATGA
- a CDS encoding 50S ribosomal protein L23, protein MNSIIEHPLVTEQAMNEMDFKNKLLFLVDIDATKPEVREEVQDRYDVTVTDVNTQVTSKGKKKATVTLSEDDDATEIASRIGVF, encoded by the coding sequence ATGAACTCCATCATCGAGCACCCGCTCGTCACCGAGCAGGCGATGAACGAGATGGACTTCAAGAACAAGCTGCTGTTCCTCGTCGACATCGACGCGACGAAGCCCGAGGTCCGCGAGGAGGTCCAGGACCGCTACGACGTCACCGTCACCGACGTGAACACGCAGGTGACCTCGAAGGGGAAGAAGAAGGCGACGGTCACGCTCTCCGAGGACGACGACGCGACCGAGATCGCCTCGCGCATCGGGGTGTTCTGA
- a CDS encoding 50S ribosomal protein L2 yields MGRRIQGQRRGRGGPTFRAPSHRYKAELSHKKLEDVDTVTGEIVGIEHDPARSAPLAEVEFEDDDRRLVLAPEGVRVGETIQVGVSAEIKPGNTLPLAEIPEGVPVCNVESNRGDGGKFARASGVSATLLTHDRDVAVVQLPSGEVKRLDPQCRATIGVVAGGGRTEKPFVKAGNKYHKMKARGTKYPRVRGVAMNAVDHPFGGGGRQHPGQPKSVSRDAPPGRKVGDIASKRTGRGGNK; encoded by the coding sequence ATGGGACGACGAATCCAAGGACAGCGGCGTGGACGCGGCGGCCCGACGTTCCGGGCCCCCTCCCACCGCTACAAGGCGGAACTGTCGCACAAGAAGCTCGAGGACGTGGACACGGTCACCGGCGAGATCGTCGGGATCGAACACGACCCCGCCCGCTCGGCTCCGCTCGCGGAAGTCGAGTTCGAGGACGACGACCGTCGGCTCGTGCTCGCGCCGGAGGGCGTGCGCGTGGGCGAGACGATCCAGGTCGGCGTGAGCGCGGAGATCAAGCCCGGGAACACGCTCCCGCTGGCCGAGATCCCCGAGGGCGTGCCGGTGTGTAACGTCGAGAGCAACCGCGGGGACGGCGGAAAGTTCGCGCGCGCCTCCGGCGTGTCGGCGACGCTCCTCACCCACGACCGCGACGTCGCGGTCGTCCAGCTCCCCAGCGGGGAAGTGAAGCGGCTCGACCCGCAGTGCCGCGCCACGATCGGCGTGGTCGCGGGCGGCGGCCGGACGGAGAAGCCCTTCGTCAAGGCCGGTAACAAGTACCACAAGATGAAGGCGCGCGGGACCAAATACCCGCGCGTCCGCGGCGTCGCGATGAACGCCGTCGACCACCCCTTCGGCGGGGGCGGTCGCCAACACCCCGGCCAGCCGAAGTCCGTCTCGCGGGACGCCCCGCCCGGACGGAAGGTCGGTGACATCGCATCCAAGCGCACCGGACGAGGTGGCAACAAATGA
- the rpmC gene encoding 50S ribosomal protein L29, producing MAILYTDEIRDMTAAERQVELEELETELLNSKAQRAAGGMPESPGRVNELKKTIARIKTIQAEEGDFDDE from the coding sequence ATGGCGATCCTCTACACCGACGAGATCCGCGACATGACGGCGGCCGAGCGCCAGGTCGAGCTCGAGGAGCTCGAGACCGAGCTGCTCAACTCGAAGGCGCAGCGCGCCGCCGGCGGCATGCCGGAGAGTCCGGGCCGCGTGAACGAGCTGAAGAAGACGATCGCGCGGATCAAGACGATCCAGGCGGAAGAAGGCGACTTCGACGACGAATAA
- a CDS encoding 30S ribosomal protein S3: MADEHQFIEDGLRRSQINEFFADELGRAGYGGMDVAKTPMGTQIVLKAEKPGMVIGKGGKNIRKITTELEDRFDMDDPQIDVQEVDEPDLNAQIVADRLANALERGWYFRKAGHTTIDRIMDAGALGAEIVLSGKVTGARSRVEKFNRGYIKHNGEPAEEVVDHGQGVAVMKLGTIGVNVKIIPPGAQLPDDFDVREDAEVPEVEQAAAGDDEGVEALLEEEPEEVPDVGADDDDVEVPDEDPADVIDEEVVEEVVEETQETAAEATDVAAEEPVGDAEADDVDELDEEIESEAADLVAEMEAADDEEEDE, from the coding sequence ATGGCTGACGAACACCAATTCATCGAGGACGGCCTGCGCCGTTCACAGATCAACGAGTTCTTCGCGGACGAGCTCGGCCGAGCCGGCTACGGCGGCATGGACGTCGCCAAGACGCCGATGGGCACGCAGATCGTCCTGAAGGCCGAAAAGCCCGGCATGGTGATCGGGAAGGGCGGGAAGAACATCCGCAAGATCACCACCGAGCTCGAGGACCGCTTCGACATGGACGACCCGCAGATCGACGTTCAGGAGGTCGACGAGCCCGACCTGAACGCCCAGATCGTCGCGGACCGTCTCGCGAACGCCCTCGAACGCGGCTGGTACTTCCGGAAGGCCGGTCACACGACGATCGACCGGATCATGGACGCGGGCGCGCTGGGCGCCGAGATCGTCCTGTCCGGGAAGGTCACCGGCGCGCGCTCGCGCGTCGAGAAGTTCAACCGCGGCTACATCAAGCACAACGGCGAGCCCGCGGAGGAGGTCGTCGACCACGGCCAGGGCGTCGCGGTGATGAAGCTCGGGACGATCGGCGTCAACGTGAAGATCATCCCGCCGGGCGCGCAGCTCCCCGACGACTTCGACGTCCGCGAGGACGCCGAGGTCCCGGAGGTCGAGCAGGCCGCCGCGGGCGACGACGAGGGCGTCGAGGCGCTCCTCGAAGAGGAGCCCGAGGAGGTGCCGGACGTCGGCGCCGACGACGACGACGTCGAGGTGCCCGACGAGGACCCCGCCGACGTCATCGACGAGGAGGTCGTCGAGGAGGTCGTCGAGGAGACACAAGAGACGGCCGCGGAGGCGACCGACGTCGCCGCCGAGGAGCCGGTCGGCGACGCCGAGGCGGACGACGTCGACGAGCTCGACGAGGAGATCGAGTCGGAGGCGGCCGACCTCGTCGCTGAGATGGAAGCCGCGGACGACGAGGAGGAGGACGAATAA
- a CDS encoding ArsR/SmtB family transcription factor has product MTEGDPDGRLPPDEAFAALGDEVRVGILRVLGDAAEPLAFSELYDRLPVEDTSRFNYHLGELRGHFVRKDEAGYALDHPGRRVVEAIRSGAVTGDPDFERTSIDDRCPACDERLEIRWRDGSIEVFCPNCRSRWERSSNRVDAAEGPESGYLGRLPFPPGGIRNREAEEAFRAAHAWTVVELLAVGTDICPRCAATVETELDACPDHEDDGTCSNCRSSFAVVFRASCANCPYHAGSAAALGLLSSPALLGFMLDHDLDPLSPRSVRRFDRFFSEYDEEIRSRDPLRAVLTFSLDGDELALHVDGNGDIVDVSS; this is encoded by the coding sequence ATGACCGAGGGGGACCCGGACGGTCGGCTGCCGCCGGACGAGGCGTTCGCCGCGCTCGGCGACGAGGTCCGGGTGGGAATCCTGCGCGTCCTCGGCGACGCGGCGGAGCCGCTCGCCTTCTCCGAGCTGTACGACCGGCTTCCGGTCGAGGACACGTCGCGGTTCAACTACCACCTCGGCGAGCTCCGCGGTCACTTCGTCCGGAAGGACGAGGCCGGCTACGCGCTCGATCACCCGGGTCGACGGGTCGTCGAGGCGATCCGCTCCGGGGCGGTCACCGGCGACCCCGACTTCGAACGCACGTCCATCGACGACCGCTGTCCCGCGTGCGACGAACGGCTGGAGATCCGGTGGCGCGACGGGAGCATCGAGGTGTTCTGTCCGAACTGCCGGAGCCGGTGGGAGCGCTCGTCGAACCGCGTCGACGCCGCCGAGGGGCCGGAGTCGGGGTACCTCGGGCGGCTCCCGTTTCCTCCGGGCGGGATCCGGAACCGGGAGGCCGAGGAGGCGTTCCGTGCGGCCCACGCGTGGACGGTCGTCGAGCTCCTCGCGGTCGGAACCGACATCTGTCCGCGGTGTGCGGCGACCGTCGAGACCGAACTGGACGCCTGCCCGGACCACGAGGACGACGGGACCTGCTCGAACTGCCGGTCCAGCTTCGCGGTGGTGTTCCGGGCCTCGTGCGCCAACTGCCCCTACCACGCCGGGAGCGCCGCGGCGCTCGGGCTGCTGTCCTCCCCGGCGTTGTTGGGATTCATGCTCGATCACGATCTCGACCCGCTCTCGCCGCGGTCGGTCCGCCGTTTCGACCGCTTTTTCAGCGAATACGACGAGGAGATCAGGTCGCGGGACCCCCTCCGAGCGGTGCTTACGTTCTCCCTCGACGGGGACGAACTCGCGCTTCACGTCGACGGGAACGGCGATATCGTCGACGTGTCGTCGTAG
- a CDS encoding PQQ-dependent sugar dehydrogenase, translating into MTRRSTPTADRRNVLRATGGLAALSVAGCLGEGGTGGDGGTGNDDGNGTDGDDAPSDDGDDVEYAVERVAEEFEHPWGLAFLPGDGRLLVTERPGRLSLVDPESGAAESVAGAPDVFAEGQGGLLDVAVHPDYPDDRRVYLTYSAAAGDSPADGSGATTHVGVGRLELDAPTLSGFEAIRVAEPFRDTDLHFGSRATFGPDGALFVTVGDRRDTEFGPDHVSQDPSNELGATLRLTPDGDAHPDNPFVGDPDASDAVYSYGHRNPQAMAVRPETGAIWQAEHGEEDGDEINVIERGGNYGWPIASEACRYGTDDPLAPGHDERGDVIAPVHYWPCGSGGFPPSGAVFYDGEAFPAWRGDLFAGTLAARYLGRFTVDGAGVEGATVTEREPLLDDREWRMRAIAVEPATGHLYVAVDDADAPIARIVPA; encoded by the coding sequence ATGACGCGCCGATCCACTCCCACCGCCGACCGACGCAACGTCCTCCGAGCGACCGGCGGGCTCGCCGCCCTCTCGGTCGCCGGCTGTCTCGGTGAGGGCGGCACCGGAGGCGACGGCGGAACCGGGAACGACGACGGAAACGGAACCGACGGTGACGACGCCCCGTCCGACGACGGCGACGACGTCGAGTACGCGGTCGAGCGCGTCGCGGAGGAGTTCGAGCACCCGTGGGGGCTCGCCTTCCTCCCCGGCGACGGGCGGCTACTGGTCACCGAGCGACCGGGGCGGCTCTCGCTCGTCGACCCCGAATCGGGGGCCGCCGAGTCGGTCGCGGGCGCGCCCGACGTGTTCGCCGAGGGGCAGGGCGGGCTGCTCGACGTCGCGGTCCACCCCGACTACCCGGACGACCGGCGCGTGTACCTCACGTATTCGGCGGCCGCGGGGGACTCGCCCGCGGACGGGAGCGGCGCGACGACCCACGTCGGCGTCGGTCGCCTCGAGCTGGACGCCCCGACGCTCTCGGGGTTCGAGGCGATCCGCGTCGCCGAGCCGTTCCGCGACACGGACCTCCACTTCGGCTCGCGCGCGACGTTCGGCCCCGACGGCGCGCTGTTCGTCACGGTCGGGGACCGGCGCGACACCGAGTTCGGCCCGGACCACGTCTCGCAGGACCCGTCGAACGAGCTCGGGGCGACGCTCCGGCTGACGCCCGACGGCGACGCGCACCCGGACAACCCGTTCGTCGGCGACCCCGACGCGTCGGACGCCGTGTACAGCTACGGCCACCGGAATCCGCAGGCGATGGCGGTCCGGCCCGAGACGGGGGCGATCTGGCAGGCCGAGCACGGCGAGGAGGACGGCGACGAGATCAACGTGATCGAGCGCGGCGGCAACTACGGCTGGCCGATAGCGAGCGAGGCGTGTCGGTACGGGACCGACGACCCCCTCGCACCGGGCCACGACGAGCGGGGCGATGTGATCGCGCCGGTCCACTACTGGCCGTGCGGCTCCGGCGGGTTCCCGCCGAGCGGCGCTGTCTTCTACGACGGCGAGGCGTTCCCGGCGTGGCGGGGTGACCTGTTCGCCGGCACGCTCGCGGCGCGGTACCTCGGCCGGTTCACCGTCGACGGCGCCGGCGTCGAGGGCGCGACCGTCACCGAGCGGGAGCCGCTGCTCGACGACCGGGAGTGGCGCATGCGCGCGATTGCGGTCGAGCCGGCCACGGGCCACCTCTACGTCGCGGTCGACGACGCGGACGCGCCGATCGCGCGGATCGTTCCGGCGTGA
- a CDS encoding 50S ribosomal protein L3 → MPQPSRPRKGSLGYGPRTRADREVPRIRSWPDDDGAPALQGFAGYKAGMTHVVMVNDEANSPREGMEESVPVTVVETPPMYAVALRAYEQTAYGKKPVEEVWATEFHEELDRALDLPAEDTFEEDAEELRALLDDDVVDDVRVITHTAPSELANVPKKKPDVMETRVGGGSLEERVDFGLDLVAEGGAHEFGDVFRAGQYTDVSGITKGKGTQGPVKRWGVQKRKGKHARQGWRRRIGNLGPWNPSRVRSTVPQQGQTGYHQRTELNKRLIDFGEGDDASVDGGFVNYGEVDGEYALIKGSLPGPDQRLLRFRPAIRPNDQPRLDPEVRYVSTASNQG, encoded by the coding sequence ATGCCACAACCAAGCCGACCACGAAAAGGCTCGCTGGGCTACGGCCCGCGTACCCGCGCAGACCGAGAGGTCCCGCGCATTCGATCGTGGCCAGACGACGACGGAGCCCCCGCACTGCAGGGGTTCGCCGGTTACAAGGCCGGAATGACGCACGTCGTGATGGTCAACGACGAGGCCAACTCGCCGCGTGAGGGGATGGAAGAGTCCGTCCCCGTCACGGTCGTCGAGACGCCGCCGATGTACGCGGTGGCCCTGCGCGCCTACGAACAGACAGCGTACGGAAAGAAGCCGGTCGAAGAGGTCTGGGCGACCGAGTTCCACGAGGAGCTCGACCGCGCGCTCGACCTCCCGGCGGAGGACACCTTCGAGGAGGACGCGGAGGAGCTGCGCGCGTTGCTCGACGACGACGTCGTCGACGACGTCCGCGTCATCACTCACACCGCCCCCTCGGAGCTCGCGAACGTGCCCAAGAAGAAGCCCGACGTCATGGAGACCCGAGTCGGCGGCGGCTCCCTCGAGGAGCGCGTCGACTTCGGGCTCGACCTCGTCGCGGAGGGCGGCGCCCACGAGTTCGGCGACGTCTTCCGCGCCGGTCAGTACACCGACGTCTCGGGCATCACGAAGGGGAAGGGGACGCAGGGTCCCGTCAAGCGATGGGGCGTCCAGAAGCGGAAGGGCAAACACGCCCGCCAGGGATGGCGGCGCCGGATCGGCAACCTCGGTCCGTGGAACCCCTCCCGCGTGCGCTCCACCGTTCCCCAGCAGGGGCAGACCGGCTACCATCAGCGCACCGAGCTCAACAAGCGCCTCATCGACTTCGGCGAGGGCGACGACGCCTCCGTCGACGGCGGCTTCGTCAACTACGGCGAGGTCGACGGCGAGTACGCGCTCATCAAGGGCTCGCTGCCCGGTCCGGACCAGCGCCTGCTTCGGTTCCGCCCGGCCATCCGGCCGAACGACCAGCCGCGCCTCGACCCCGAGGTCCGGTACGTATCCACCGCATCCAACCAGGGATAA
- a CDS encoding ribonuclease P protein component 1, whose amino-acid sequence MISPDTLVRHELVGLPVRVADAASDAHAGIAGRVLSETFGTIVVRTPSGDKRVPKSGATFEFAVVDVPTVRTDEAADDVQSSGSASQLGSDTTGVRPRQSGPSGSASVVTGDGAGPASHRGECKDAVYVTVDGDRLRHRPAERTERGVTQWR is encoded by the coding sequence ATGATTTCCCCCGACACACTCGTACGGCACGAACTCGTCGGCCTCCCGGTTCGGGTGGCCGACGCCGCCAGCGACGCCCACGCGGGCATCGCCGGCCGCGTGCTGTCCGAGACGTTCGGCACTATCGTGGTCCGAACCCCGTCGGGGGACAAGCGCGTGCCCAAGTCGGGCGCGACGTTCGAGTTCGCGGTCGTCGACGTCCCGACCGTCCGCACAGATGAAGCCGCCGACGACGTCCAGTCGTCGGGGTCCGCGTCCCAACTCGGGTCGGATACTACGGGGGTCCGCCCCCGTCAGTCTGGCCCGTCCGGGTCCGCAAGCGTCGTCACCGGTGACGGCGCGGGTCCGGCGAGCCATCGCGGCGAGTGCAAAGACGCGGTCTACGTAACGGTGGATGGCGATCGGTTGCGGCATCGACCCGCCGAACGCACCGAACGAGGTGTCACACAATGGCGATAG
- a CDS encoding redoxin domain-containing protein: protein MIDVGRKAPDFIAPAVTGGTAAELELFRLVDGREAVALCFAPANFVPTCTAELAAVRDAGWHGRDDLAVVALTGDSLYSGFAYADRFDLPFPIVSDFHGGVADSYDLLAESWEGHSQIPRRATVVIGGDWTVRFAEATTDALDRPAPSPVQNATAALRDLGVDVDRPRVNYDGPW, encoded by the coding sequence ATGATAGACGTCGGTCGCAAGGCGCCGGACTTCATCGCCCCCGCGGTAACCGGCGGGACGGCCGCGGAGCTGGAGCTGTTCCGGCTGGTCGACGGCCGCGAGGCGGTCGCGCTCTGTTTCGCCCCCGCGAACTTCGTCCCGACCTGCACGGCAGAGCTCGCCGCGGTGCGGGACGCGGGGTGGCACGGCCGCGACGACCTCGCCGTCGTCGCGCTCACCGGGGACTCGCTATACTCGGGGTTCGCGTACGCCGACCGGTTCGACCTCCCCTTCCCGATCGTTTCGGACTTTCACGGCGGCGTCGCCGACTCGTACGACCTGCTCGCCGAGTCGTGGGAGGGCCACTCACAGATTCCGCGCCGCGCGACGGTCGTGATCGGGGGGGACTGGACCGTCCGGTTCGCCGAGGCGACGACGGACGCGCTCGACCGCCCGGCCCCGTCGCCCGTCCAGAACGCGACCGCGGCGCTCCGCGACCTCGGCGTCGACGTCGACCGGCCGCGGGTGAACTACGACGGGCCGTGGTGA
- a CDS encoding putative RNA uridine N3 methyltransferase, whose protein sequence is MRTEDGLTICVPSSVVREAEDDREATRKLGYVARAAAVFRADRLVVFPDAEGERRRGGEYVRTVLGYAATPPGLRKDLWGERDELRYAGVLPPLRVPWRTGSTPSGEESKTQGLVTEVGPEGRVRVNSPLREHPISLLVPSGMEVERGERVTIRVSSREPVRARITGKPEEGFQVVDADLSEALAGDGLAVATSRHGEELSVSRLGGIVSDARKAGGYTVAFGAPERGLPEMLGLSPDDIRAAVADGRPVEPDPGFDLWLNTIPAQASEVVRTEEALFVTLGSLTLTE, encoded by the coding sequence ATGCGTACCGAAGACGGACTCACGATCTGCGTTCCGTCTTCGGTCGTCCGGGAGGCCGAGGACGACCGCGAGGCGACTCGCAAACTCGGCTACGTCGCCCGTGCGGCGGCGGTGTTCCGGGCGGATCGACTGGTCGTCTTCCCAGACGCGGAAGGCGAGCGGCGACGGGGCGGCGAGTACGTTCGGACCGTGCTGGGGTACGCCGCGACCCCTCCGGGGCTCCGCAAGGACCTCTGGGGGGAGCGCGACGAGCTCCGGTACGCCGGCGTGCTCCCGCCGCTCCGCGTGCCGTGGCGGACCGGCTCGACCCCTAGCGGGGAAGAGTCGAAAACACAGGGACTCGTGACCGAGGTCGGACCTGAAGGCCGCGTCCGGGTCAATTCCCCGCTGCGGGAACACCCGATCTCCCTGCTCGTCCCCTCCGGAATGGAGGTCGAGCGGGGGGAGCGCGTCACCATCAGGGTCTCTTCGAGAGAACCGGTCCGCGCCCGCATCACCGGGAAGCCCGAGGAGGGTTTCCAGGTCGTGGACGCGGACCTGTCGGAAGCGCTCGCCGGCGACGGACTGGCCGTCGCGACGTCGCGACACGGGGAGGAACTCTCCGTCTCGCGGCTCGGCGGCATCGTTTCGGACGCGCGGAAGGCCGGCGGCTACACCGTCGCCTTCGGCGCGCCCGAGCGGGGGCTTCCGGAGATGCTCGGGCTTTCGCCCGACGACATTCGGGCGGCCGTCGCCGACGGCCGTCCGGTCGAACCCGATCCGGGGTTCGACCTCTGGCTGAATACGATCCCGGCACAGGCGAGCGAGGTCGTCCGAACGGAGGAGGCTCTGTTCGTGACTCTCGGCTCGCTCACACTCACGGAGTAA
- a CDS encoding aldo/keto reductase: MTVPTKTLPSGAELPALGLGTYDLGDHTADSVRAALDAGYAHIDTAEGYHNEDAIGDALAEYDRDDVFLTSKVLAKNLNYESVIESCEASLDRLGTDYLDLYLIHWPNPAISLRETLRAMAELRDRGLVRDVGVSNFSAYQLSCAHHVSDVPIAVNQIEFHPYFQRPDLVDYCRESDTVVEAAAPLARTDVFGDEVVAELAETYDRSPAQVVLRWAVDRGVVPLPRSSTPDHVRANADLDWELDAADRRRLDERDRDEPVYDTPARNWTSDVYGIEQ, encoded by the coding sequence GTGACCGTTCCAACGAAGACGCTCCCGAGCGGCGCCGAGTTACCGGCGCTCGGACTGGGCACGTACGACCTCGGCGACCATACGGCCGACAGCGTCCGCGCGGCGCTCGACGCCGGCTACGCGCACATCGACACCGCCGAGGGGTATCACAACGAGGACGCGATCGGCGACGCCCTCGCGGAGTACGACCGCGACGACGTGTTCCTCACCTCGAAGGTGCTCGCGAAGAACCTCAACTACGAGTCGGTGATCGAGTCGTGCGAGGCGTCGCTCGACCGGCTCGGCACCGACTACCTCGACTTATACCTCATCCACTGGCCGAACCCCGCGATCTCGCTGCGCGAGACGCTCCGGGCGATGGCGGAGCTCCGCGATCGGGGGCTCGTCCGCGACGTCGGCGTCTCGAACTTCAGCGCCTACCAGCTGAGCTGCGCGCACCACGTCTCGGACGTCCCGATCGCGGTGAACCAGATCGAGTTCCACCCGTACTTCCAGCGGCCCGACCTCGTCGACTACTGCCGCGAGAGCGACACCGTGGTCGAAGCCGCGGCGCCGCTCGCGCGGACCGATGTGTTCGGCGACGAGGTCGTCGCCGAGCTCGCCGAGACGTACGACAGGAGCCCCGCGCAGGTCGTGTTGCGGTGGGCGGTCGACCGCGGCGTGGTCCCGCTCCCGCGGTCGTCGACGCCGGACCACGTCCGGGCGAACGCCGACCTGGACTGGGAACTCGACGCGGCCGACCGGCGGCGGCTCGACGAGCGCGACCGCGACGAGCCGGTGTACGACACGCCGGCGCGCAACTGGACGAGCGACGTGTACGGGATCGAGCAGTAG